The Streptomyces sp. NBC_00454 DNA segment CGCCAGCTCGCGCTCGGACTCGCTGCGGATCCGGTCGGCCTTGGCGTTGGCGTCGGCCACGATGTCCTCGGCCTGGCGCTGCGCGGTCTCCACGGTCTGGCGGGCGCGGCGCTCGGCGTCCGTACGGAGCTTCTCGGCCTCCAGGCGCAGCTGCTCCGCGCGGTGCTCGATCTCCGCGAGGCGCTTCTCGGCCTTGGCCTGACGGCCGGCCAGGTCGCGCTCCGACTGCTCGCGGCGCTTGGCCAGGTTGGTCTCGAAGTCCGCGGCGGCCTGGGCGGCCTTGGCGCGGGTCTCCTCGAAGAGCGCGTCGGCCTCCTCGCGCTTGGAGGCCGCGTCCTTCTGGGCCTCGGCGCGCAGGGTGGAGGCGTCGCCCTTGGCCTTCTCGACGATCCGGACGCCCTCGTCCTCGGCCGTCGACTTCCGGTCGGCTGCGAACGACTCGGCGTCGTTGCGCACCTGCTGGGCGGCCGACTCGGCCAGCTCACGGTGCTGCTCGGCGGCGCGACGGGCCTCCTCACGCAGGTCCTTCGCCTCCTCCTCGGCCAGGCGCAGGATCTTCTCGACCCGGGCACCGAGGCCGGCGTACGACGGCTCGGCGTCGTTCACCTGGGCCTGGGCGTTCTGCGTCTCGAGGTGCAGCTCCTCGATCCGCTTTTCCAGAGAGTTGATACGTCCAAGGGCGCTGTCACGGTCGGAGACCAGCTTGGTGATGCGGTCGTCCACCTGACCGCGATCGTAACCACGCCGCACGAGCTCGAAGCCGAAGGGGGAGGAAGTGTCGCTCATGGGGTTCCTGTCGAATGAGACGATGAGGTGCTACGTGAGGAGATGGATGTTAAGGGGAATCCTAGGCGCCAAGACGGCGTGTCATCGAGTCAATCCGCGTTTGATCTGGACAATGACACCCCTTTTG contains these protein-coding regions:
- a CDS encoding cellulose-binding protein; amino-acid sequence: MSDTSSPFGFELVRRGYDRGQVDDRITKLVSDRDSALGRINSLEKRIEELHLETQNAQAQVNDAEPSYAGLGARVEKILRLAEEEAKDLREEARRAAEQHRELAESAAQQVRNDAESFAADRKSTAEDEGVRIVEKAKGDASTLRAEAQKDAASKREEADALFEETRAKAAQAAADFETNLAKRREQSERDLAGRQAKAEKRLAEIEHRAEQLRLEAEKLRTDAERRARQTVETAQRQAEDIVADANAKADRIRSESERELAALTNRRDSINAQLTNVREMLATLTGAAVAAAASPIDDEPVTRGVPAQQSR